The following coding sequences lie in one Thalassoglobus polymorphus genomic window:
- a CDS encoding PPC domain-containing protein, translated as MALLSSSLWAQAVCLPAPRLLTTFPMGGEVGSTVEVSITGDNIEDVDLLSFSHPGITAIPKVNDKGIPVPNTFVVSIKKDCPVGIHEARVMTRLGVSSSRVFNVGSLSEISQVKPNTTLDKAMPLAVDSICNASMTQKAIDFYSFEAQQGQRIVVDCAAKGIDSKLNPVLIVADAKGNDLLVERRGGALDFEVPADGKYIIKVHDLTFNGGSAYFYRLALKAISKDEAIVRLPSTKTVSSFSWPPEGLAENAAASETEPNNDHAQPQKITLPCDISGSFFPAADVDTFEFAAKKGDVWWVEVASERLGLPTDPSIVVQKVTGEGKDETLTDVVELTDISSPIKVSSNGYSYDGPPYNPGSADILGKVEIKEDGNYRLQLTDLFGGTRNDPRNIYRLIIRKAQPDFALVGWALHMNLRNGDRNALSKPIALRGGATIPLEIVAVRRDGFNGDINLTMSGLPEGVTATGLKIPAGKSKGIMLVTAKANAPRGLSSATLTGTADINGTPVTRPCFMASMAWPVPNAWSEIPNPRLLVDVPVSVSNSEQAPITISAKEQKVLEVAEGEKLTIPLVQTLRSDFSGTKMSLKTYGEGFERTPAFDVPLNEETSQAVLDLGKLKTPPGDYTIAFYGSAVAKYRYNPEAVTIAEATLQRLQEESTAIAAELKTLTESAKTATEADQATVKESVQAVTEKQKANAAALKVAQQQLKSATAKAKPKDIVDIVVSTPITIRVNPAEKK; from the coding sequence ATGGCACTGCTGAGTTCCAGCCTGTGGGCACAAGCTGTCTGTTTGCCTGCCCCGCGACTCTTAACAACCTTCCCCATGGGAGGAGAGGTTGGCTCAACAGTCGAAGTTTCCATTACCGGGGATAACATCGAAGATGTCGACCTGCTCAGTTTTTCACACCCCGGAATTACTGCGATTCCGAAGGTCAACGACAAAGGAATTCCTGTTCCGAACACATTTGTTGTGTCGATAAAAAAAGATTGCCCTGTCGGGATTCATGAAGCCAGAGTGATGACGCGACTCGGGGTCTCCTCGTCACGGGTCTTCAATGTTGGTTCTCTTTCCGAAATTAGCCAGGTCAAGCCGAATACTACACTCGACAAAGCGATGCCGCTTGCCGTTGATTCAATCTGCAATGCTTCGATGACCCAAAAGGCGATCGATTTTTATTCTTTTGAAGCTCAGCAAGGCCAGCGAATCGTTGTGGACTGTGCGGCAAAAGGGATCGACTCAAAGCTCAACCCCGTCCTCATTGTTGCCGATGCAAAGGGAAACGATTTATTGGTGGAACGTCGAGGGGGAGCGCTCGATTTCGAAGTTCCCGCTGACGGGAAGTACATCATCAAAGTTCATGACCTGACATTCAACGGAGGAAGTGCATACTTCTACCGTTTGGCGCTGAAAGCCATTTCCAAAGACGAAGCGATCGTTCGTCTACCATCGACCAAGACCGTCAGTTCTTTCTCCTGGCCACCTGAAGGCTTAGCAGAAAACGCCGCTGCTTCAGAAACCGAACCAAACAACGACCACGCACAGCCTCAAAAGATCACTCTTCCATGCGACATCTCGGGAAGTTTCTTCCCTGCGGCCGACGTTGACACATTTGAGTTCGCTGCCAAGAAAGGGGATGTCTGGTGGGTCGAAGTCGCCTCAGAACGCCTCGGGTTACCGACAGATCCGTCGATCGTTGTTCAAAAAGTGACCGGTGAAGGGAAGGACGAAACCTTGACCGATGTCGTGGAGCTGACCGATATTTCCAGCCCAATCAAAGTCTCGAGTAACGGCTATTCATACGATGGACCTCCTTACAATCCCGGATCTGCTGATATCCTCGGGAAGGTCGAGATCAAGGAAGATGGAAATTACCGTCTTCAACTCACAGACCTTTTCGGAGGAACTCGAAACGACCCACGCAACATTTACCGTCTGATTATTCGCAAAGCACAGCCAGACTTCGCACTTGTCGGCTGGGCATTGCACATGAATTTAAGAAACGGCGACCGGAATGCCCTCTCGAAACCGATCGCACTTCGTGGAGGAGCAACAATTCCTCTTGAAATCGTCGCCGTACGCCGCGATGGATTCAACGGAGACATCAACCTGACGATGTCCGGGCTTCCAGAAGGAGTCACTGCGACAGGTCTCAAAATTCCTGCTGGCAAATCGAAAGGGATCATGCTCGTCACTGCGAAAGCCAATGCTCCGCGCGGTCTTTCGAGCGCCACCTTGACCGGAACCGCGGACATCAACGGCACACCTGTGACTCGTCCATGCTTTATGGCCTCGATGGCATGGCCGGTCCCGAACGCATGGAGCGAAATTCCCAATCCTCGCCTTCTTGTCGACGTCCCGGTTTCTGTTTCAAACTCGGAACAAGCGCCGATTACAATTTCTGCCAAAGAACAAAAAGTTCTGGAAGTGGCCGAAGGTGAGAAGCTGACGATTCCACTCGTGCAAACATTGCGCAGCGACTTCTCCGGGACAAAAATGAGTCTCAAAACGTACGGAGAGGGCTTCGAAAGAACCCCGGCCTTCGATGTCCCGCTCAATGAAGAGACTTCACAGGCGGTTCTCGATTTAGGAAAGCTCAAAACGCCCCCGGGAGATTACACGATTGCTTTTTATGGAAGTGCGGTCGCCAAATACCGATACAACCCAGAAGCAGTGACAATCGCTGAAGCAACTCTCCAGCGACTCCAGGAAGAGTCCACAGCGATCGCTGCAGAATTGAAAACTCTCACAGAATCTGCCAAAACTGCGACAGAAGCTGATCAAGCAACAGTCAAAGAGTCCGTCCAAGCGGTGACTGAAAAACAGAAAGCCAATGCAGCTGCCCTGAAAGTTGCTCAGCAGCAACTCAAGTCAGCCACCGCCAAGGCGAAGCCTAAAGACATCGTCGATATTGTCGTTTCAACTCCAATCACAATTCGCGTCAACCCCGCAGAGAAAAAATGA
- a CDS encoding DUF1501 domain-containing protein, which produces MGIAGFASLSLPGMLRLRAESPSPQKDKKTAVIMVWQPGGNSHIDTYDPKPNAGSEYRGPFSLIDTKVPGLQFTELLPMQAAIADKFTVLRSMRQGAGGHPAGSMQMLSGDSDTRDKPKPKYPDWMSVANYLRDQEGPRTNPLPMYVGVNPPTTYNGPAYLGDSYAPFSVTGDPNSPKFVVPNIGLSNQNEVKHLGRRSSLRQSLDTLERSFDQAGELEALDEFETQAMTLLTNPKTKDAFDLSQEDDRTRDRYGRNTWGQQLLLARRLVEAGVEVLTSSLRGPLCGRVNNWDDHAVNHHVFDALRFRAQAYDQAVSALIEDIYERGLDERVMVVVTGEFGRTPKISYQPSTGAGNASAPAGTRQPGRDHWPRAFSNIWAGGGIETGQVIGATDKRGEDSIERICTPGDFLSTIYHHLGIDSSQVFIKDFNGRPTPIVNHGRPIPELTGRS; this is translated from the coding sequence ATGGGAATCGCAGGATTCGCCTCGCTAAGCCTGCCAGGCATGCTTCGCCTCCGCGCAGAAAGTCCGTCTCCACAGAAGGACAAGAAAACAGCTGTCATTATGGTTTGGCAACCGGGCGGAAATTCCCACATCGATACCTACGATCCCAAACCAAACGCCGGTAGCGAATACCGTGGTCCATTCAGTTTGATCGACACTAAAGTCCCTGGATTGCAGTTCACAGAATTGCTGCCTATGCAGGCAGCAATTGCAGACAAGTTCACTGTCTTGCGTTCAATGCGACAAGGAGCAGGAGGCCACCCTGCTGGCTCAATGCAAATGCTCTCCGGAGATTCTGACACGCGAGACAAGCCGAAGCCGAAATACCCGGACTGGATGTCTGTCGCAAATTATTTACGTGATCAAGAAGGACCACGCACCAATCCGTTGCCAATGTATGTCGGCGTAAATCCTCCGACGACCTATAACGGACCGGCTTACCTTGGAGATTCTTACGCTCCGTTCTCCGTCACCGGAGACCCGAATTCTCCGAAGTTTGTCGTCCCCAATATCGGCTTGTCCAACCAGAATGAGGTGAAGCACCTCGGTCGCAGATCATCGCTCAGGCAAAGTCTCGACACTCTCGAACGATCATTTGATCAAGCTGGAGAACTTGAAGCACTCGATGAGTTCGAAACTCAGGCCATGACCTTGCTGACGAATCCGAAAACAAAAGACGCATTCGATCTTTCTCAAGAAGATGACCGAACTCGTGACCGGTACGGACGCAATACCTGGGGGCAGCAACTCCTTCTGGCCCGCAGACTTGTCGAAGCGGGTGTCGAAGTCCTCACTTCCAGTTTGCGCGGGCCTTTATGCGGTCGGGTGAACAACTGGGACGACCATGCCGTCAATCACCACGTCTTCGATGCGCTTCGGTTCCGGGCACAAGCTTACGATCAAGCGGTCTCAGCGCTCATCGAAGATATCTACGAGCGCGGACTGGATGAACGTGTGATGGTCGTGGTGACTGGCGAATTCGGACGAACCCCCAAGATCAGCTATCAACCAAGTACAGGTGCAGGAAACGCCAGCGCCCCAGCGGGAACACGGCAACCAGGCCGCGACCACTGGCCACGTGCATTTTCAAATATCTGGGCTGGCGGTGGAATCGAAACCGGACAAGTCATCGGGGCGACCGACAAACGTGGAGAAGACTCCATCGAGCGCATCTGTACTCCCGGAGACTTTCTCTCGACGATCTACCATCACTTGGGAATTGATTCCTCACAAGTCTTTATTAAAGACTTCAATGGCCGTCCAACTCCCATCGTCAACCACGGTCGCCCCATTCCTGAACTGACCGGCAGAAGCTGA
- a CDS encoding arginine N-succinyltransferase gives MFVIRPVRETDLDDIVALADLTSFGLTTLPRDKELLESRIHESVQAFLNISRGKASGQAYLLVMEEVETQKVVGTSGIVSKVGGFEPFYAYRIETSRQESLTLNIRKDLPVLHLVAEHDGPSEIGSLFLHPDYRQGGNGRLLSLSRFLMMAEFPKLFDDEVIAEMRGVINEKGQSPFWDAVGKHFFDLEFPKADYLSILNKEFIGDLMPVHPIYLPLLPQSAQDVIGEVHEETRPARKLLETEGFRFQQMIDIFEAGPILHCPLPMIRTVRESRRKTISEIVEQIDSEESFLISNASEDFRVVRSKLQMTTEGIHLERAAAEALQVETGDQVRFVTPKAS, from the coding sequence ATGTTTGTGATTCGGCCGGTGCGTGAGACTGACCTTGATGACATTGTTGCACTTGCAGACCTGACATCTTTCGGATTGACGACTCTCCCGCGCGATAAAGAGCTTCTTGAATCTCGCATCCATGAATCGGTCCAGGCGTTCCTGAACATCTCCAGAGGGAAAGCGAGTGGGCAGGCCTACTTACTGGTCATGGAGGAGGTCGAAACTCAAAAAGTTGTCGGAACATCCGGCATCGTTTCTAAAGTGGGAGGTTTTGAACCATTTTATGCTTATCGAATTGAGACGTCCCGACAGGAGTCGTTGACGCTCAATATCCGCAAAGATCTCCCAGTTCTACATCTTGTAGCTGAGCACGATGGCCCCAGTGAGATTGGAAGTCTGTTTTTGCATCCTGACTATCGGCAGGGTGGAAATGGACGATTACTTTCTTTGTCACGCTTCTTGATGATGGCTGAGTTCCCGAAACTCTTTGACGATGAAGTCATCGCTGAGATGCGAGGTGTCATTAATGAAAAGGGACAAAGTCCGTTTTGGGACGCAGTTGGAAAACACTTCTTTGATCTTGAATTCCCGAAAGCGGACTATCTGAGCATCTTGAACAAAGAATTTATCGGCGACCTGATGCCAGTTCATCCGATCTACTTACCTCTGCTGCCACAAAGTGCTCAGGATGTCATCGGTGAAGTGCATGAGGAAACCCGCCCAGCTCGGAAGTTGCTTGAAACAGAAGGATTTCGATTTCAGCAAATGATCGACATCTTTGAAGCCGGACCAATTTTACACTGTCCACTCCCGATGATTCGTACCGTCCGCGAAAGTCGACGCAAAACAATCTCGGAGATTGTCGAACAAATCGACTCGGAAGAATCCTTTCTCATCAGCAATGCCTCTGAGGATTTTCGAGTCGTTCGATCGAAACTCCAAATGACAACAGAGGGTATCCACCTGGAACGTGCGGCAGCTGAGGCCTTACAAGTAGAAACCGGTGATCAAGTTCGATTTGTCACCCCCAAAGCTTCTTAA
- the astD gene encoding succinylglutamate-semialdehyde dehydrogenase, translating to MKLSGQNYISGTWRSGKGTDFHSENPANGDLMWQGRHSSQADIDDAMHAAKNASKKWGSVPVGERIQYLESFQKQLSQQSEELAKLISQEVGKPVWEARTEVQAMIGKIPASIEAFQKRAGNEEIVLAEAKGITRYKPLGVVAVLGPFNFPGHISNGHIIPALLAGNTVVWKPSELTPAVAELVIKLWETSGLPAGVLNLVQGGRDTGESLVSHPGHRGVLFTGSLQAGIAISKKLVERPETILALELGGNNPLVIHEIDNIDAAVYLTIQSAFLTSGQRCTCARRLIVTDGNDSYIERLVEAVKKLNVDHPDAEPEPFMGSVINSRVVDRLINEQKELQNSGGEILIEAQRLPLGDAFVSPGIIDVTNVKALPDEELFGPFSKLIRVPDFNAAIDVANQTQYGLAAGLLSKHRSSYDRFFQEVEAGLINWNSPTTGASGRLPFGGVQRSGNHRPAGSFMIDSCHSPVASIERESLTVPEKLLPGVHFS from the coding sequence ATGAAACTTTCAGGACAAAATTACATCAGTGGAACCTGGCGTTCGGGGAAAGGGACCGATTTTCACTCAGAGAACCCAGCGAATGGAGACCTGATGTGGCAAGGCCGCCATTCAAGCCAAGCCGATATCGATGACGCGATGCACGCTGCAAAAAACGCCTCGAAGAAATGGGGATCGGTTCCGGTCGGAGAGCGAATTCAATACCTGGAATCATTTCAGAAACAGTTGAGTCAGCAGTCTGAAGAACTCGCAAAGTTGATTTCTCAAGAGGTCGGTAAGCCGGTTTGGGAGGCGAGAACCGAAGTTCAGGCAATGATCGGAAAGATTCCCGCTTCGATCGAAGCCTTCCAGAAACGAGCAGGAAATGAAGAGATCGTCCTCGCAGAAGCCAAAGGTATAACGAGGTACAAACCACTCGGAGTCGTTGCTGTTTTGGGACCATTTAATTTTCCGGGACACATCAGCAATGGTCATATCATCCCAGCGTTGCTGGCTGGGAATACCGTTGTTTGGAAGCCTAGCGAATTGACCCCAGCAGTGGCGGAACTTGTCATCAAACTTTGGGAAACTTCAGGCTTGCCAGCGGGCGTACTCAATCTGGTACAAGGTGGCCGCGACACCGGAGAGAGTCTTGTTTCTCATCCTGGCCATCGTGGTGTGTTGTTTACTGGGAGTTTACAAGCGGGAATTGCGATTTCAAAAAAACTTGTCGAGCGTCCTGAAACGATCCTCGCCCTTGAACTGGGCGGAAATAATCCGTTGGTGATTCATGAAATTGACAACATCGATGCAGCGGTCTACTTGACCATTCAATCTGCCTTTCTGACCTCGGGCCAACGCTGCACGTGTGCTCGCCGACTTATTGTCACTGACGGAAACGATTCTTACATCGAACGTCTTGTGGAAGCTGTCAAGAAACTGAACGTTGATCATCCCGATGCTGAACCAGAACCATTTATGGGATCGGTGATCAATTCCAGGGTTGTTGACCGGCTCATCAATGAACAGAAAGAGTTACAGAATTCGGGTGGAGAAATCCTCATCGAGGCGCAGCGACTTCCTTTGGGTGATGCTTTCGTCTCCCCCGGAATCATCGATGTCACAAACGTCAAAGCTCTTCCCGATGAAGAACTCTTCGGTCCATTTTCAAAATTGATTCGTGTGCCAGATTTCAATGCAGCGATCGATGTTGCAAATCAAACTCAGTACGGACTGGCAGCCGGCCTGCTCTCGAAGCACCGTTCAAGCTATGACCGTTTCTTTCAGGAAGTTGAAGCGGGACTGATCAACTGGAATTCGCCCACCACCGGAGCGAGCGGTCGTTTGCCGTTTGGTGGAGTACAAAGAAGTGGGAACCATCGACCTGCGGGGTCGTTCATGATTGACAGTTGCCATTCGCCAGTTGCTTCGATTGAACGGGAGTCGCTAACCGTGCCAGAAAAGCTCTTGCCGGGAGTTCACTTCTCATGA
- the astB gene encoding N-succinylarginine dihydrolase, with translation MKAVEINFDGIIGPTHHYGGLSFGNVASDRFRYQISSPRQAALEGLAKMKLLSDRGIAQAVLPPHHRPDLEFLRGQGYSGKAEQIIQKVFRDDPELLSAASSASSMWAANAATVSPSAETADGKVHFTPANLVSKRHRSIEPQFTRQVLKKIFLDTDHFTIHNPLPATAEFADEGAANHLRISSSHSEPGTEIFVYGRNGDGGGPQKFPARQSRAACEAIIEQHGLDSRRVMLVAQSPDVIDAGVFHNDVISVANENVLVCHAKAFVNQSFVLETLKTEQPSLEVFQVSSDELSVTDAVSSYIFNSQLVTLPNGTMLFLAPEECRTNLPARAVLDRLKDEVDVVSEVEFVDVRQSMQNGGGPACLRLRVVLTEDEVAAIHQPILLTDVTYQKLIFWVQQHYREELTLEDLADPELFREGCTALDELTQILELGAIYPFQK, from the coding sequence ATGAAAGCTGTTGAAATCAATTTTGATGGCATCATCGGGCCGACCCACCACTATGGAGGCCTCTCTTTCGGGAACGTTGCCTCGGACCGATTCCGTTACCAAATCTCTTCCCCTCGTCAGGCCGCCCTGGAAGGTCTGGCGAAAATGAAACTGCTCAGTGATCGCGGAATCGCTCAAGCAGTTCTCCCCCCGCACCATCGCCCCGATCTCGAATTTCTTCGGGGGCAAGGTTATTCAGGAAAGGCTGAGCAGATCATCCAGAAAGTCTTTCGGGATGACCCTGAACTTTTATCGGCAGCTTCGAGTGCCTCATCGATGTGGGCTGCTAATGCTGCGACGGTCTCTCCCAGTGCCGAGACTGCGGATGGGAAAGTCCATTTCACACCTGCAAATCTCGTCAGCAAAAGACATCGATCGATTGAACCGCAATTCACCAGACAGGTTCTCAAGAAAATTTTCTTAGATACTGATCACTTCACAATCCATAATCCGCTTCCTGCGACAGCAGAATTCGCAGATGAAGGAGCAGCAAACCATTTGCGAATTAGCAGTTCTCACTCCGAACCGGGGACCGAAATCTTTGTGTATGGTCGGAACGGAGACGGTGGAGGCCCACAAAAATTTCCAGCGAGACAATCACGGGCCGCTTGCGAAGCTATCATTGAACAGCACGGTCTTGACTCACGAAGAGTCATGCTCGTCGCACAATCTCCAGACGTAATTGATGCAGGCGTTTTTCACAATGATGTCATTTCGGTGGCGAACGAAAACGTTCTCGTATGCCATGCCAAGGCATTTGTGAATCAATCTTTCGTGTTGGAAACGCTTAAAACCGAACAGCCATCTCTCGAAGTCTTTCAAGTTTCGTCCGACGAACTCTCGGTGACAGATGCCGTTTCGTCATACATTTTCAACAGCCAATTGGTCACCTTACCAAACGGGACAATGCTCTTTCTCGCACCGGAAGAGTGCCGGACGAATCTGCCTGCTCGAGCAGTTCTTGATCGGCTGAAGGATGAAGTTGACGTCGTGAGTGAAGTTGAATTTGTCGACGTTCGCCAAAGCATGCAAAACGGCGGAGGCCCGGCCTGTTTACGTTTGCGAGTCGTACTGACAGAAGATGAAGTTGCTGCCATTCATCAACCGATCTTGCTGACAGATGTGACCTATCAAAAGCTCATATTCTGGGTGCAGCAGCACTACCGTGAAGAACTCACGCTTGAAGATCTTGCAGACCCTGAACTATTCAGGGAGGGCTGTACCGCACTCGATGAACTCACGCAAATTCTGGAGCTTGGAGCAATTTATCCGTTCCAGAAATAA
- a CDS encoding DUF1338 domain-containing protein — protein sequence MSQLDSLLQTLWDTFQEMNPQAEAIHQLLSERGETVINDHIAFRTFDDPRVGIQILAKPFLVAGYKECGSYEFPGKHLFAKHYEHSDEQLPKIFISELKLNEMSEELQATAKTLVDQISSHELSSRQLCAQGRLWDIDHSTYSSLVEESEYAGWLSAFGFCANHFTVSVNALKSFMSLQELNEFVKSNGFPLNAMGGEIKGSPEELLEQSSTLAAQMDVSFSDGTFSIPSCYYEFARRYEQPDGKIFTGFIAKSADKIFQSTDRRE from the coding sequence ATGTCTCAACTCGATTCGCTTTTACAAACTCTCTGGGATACGTTTCAAGAAATGAATCCGCAGGCCGAAGCGATTCATCAACTCCTCTCGGAGCGTGGCGAGACCGTCATCAATGATCATATTGCATTCCGAACTTTTGACGATCCACGTGTTGGAATTCAAATTCTGGCAAAGCCATTCCTGGTTGCAGGATACAAAGAGTGCGGGAGTTACGAATTTCCCGGTAAGCACCTTTTCGCAAAACATTATGAACATTCTGATGAGCAGCTTCCAAAAATCTTTATCAGCGAACTGAAACTCAACGAAATGTCCGAGGAGTTGCAAGCCACTGCTAAAACTCTCGTTGACCAAATTTCATCGCATGAACTTTCGAGTCGTCAGCTTTGTGCCCAAGGTCGGCTATGGGACATCGACCACTCCACTTATTCAAGTTTGGTTGAAGAGAGTGAGTATGCCGGCTGGCTGTCAGCATTTGGGTTTTGTGCAAACCATTTCACGGTTTCAGTCAACGCTTTGAAATCGTTTATGTCTCTTCAAGAGCTCAACGAATTTGTTAAGTCAAACGGGTTTCCTTTAAACGCAATGGGAGGAGAAATCAAAGGATCACCGGAAGAACTCCTCGAACAGTCATCCACGCTGGCTGCTCAGATGGACGTTTCGTTTTCAGACGGTACGTTTTCTATCCCGAGTTGTTACTACGAATTCGCCCGTCGATATGAACAGCCAGACGGAAAAATCTTCACCGGTTTTATCGCGAAAAGTGCGGATAAGATTTTCCAAAGCACAGATCGCCGCGAGTAG
- a CDS encoding dipeptidase — MQFYCPNFATSRRFSFLALMIFGSGLMLNGSAGVAAEPATVSPEVRKIHNEGMLFDGHNDLPWQIRKLASGSFEKLDISKPQPELHTDIPRLAKSGLKAQFWSVYVSGDTIDSNDSLLRTLEQIDVVHNMYKKYPDHFEAASTTDDIQRIIKSGKIASMMGVEGGHSIEGSLQMLNKFYDDGVRYMTLTHNRSLDWAGSCNGDPDQGLSPFGEEVVREMNRLGMLVDLSHVSIQTMRDALQVTKAPVIFSHSSARAICDHPRNVPDDILKLLPENGGVVMINFFPTFIVPTEILKKDKNALGDLGIVVDHIEHVIKIAGIDHVGIGSDFDGVSKLPVGLEDVSTYPAITEELVQRGYSAEEIHKILGGNIFRALKDAEEVAKSLNKNQD; from the coding sequence GTGCAATTCTACTGCCCCAACTTCGCGACATCCCGCCGCTTCTCCTTTCTCGCACTGATGATCTTCGGGAGTGGACTGATGCTCAATGGCTCAGCAGGAGTCGCTGCCGAGCCAGCCACAGTAAGTCCTGAAGTCCGCAAGATTCATAACGAAGGAATGTTGTTTGATGGTCACAATGACTTGCCATGGCAAATTCGAAAATTGGCGAGCGGGTCGTTTGAGAAACTCGATATTTCCAAACCACAACCGGAACTCCACACAGACATCCCGAGACTTGCCAAGTCCGGATTGAAAGCTCAATTCTGGTCCGTCTATGTTTCCGGAGACACAATCGACAGCAACGACTCGCTTTTACGAACTCTCGAACAGATCGACGTTGTCCACAATATGTACAAAAAATATCCGGATCACTTTGAGGCGGCGTCAACGACCGATGATATTCAGCGAATTATAAAATCGGGGAAAATTGCTTCGATGATGGGCGTCGAAGGGGGACATTCGATAGAGGGTTCGCTCCAGATGCTCAATAAATTTTATGACGACGGTGTCCGTTACATGACCTTGACTCACAACCGTAGTCTGGACTGGGCCGGTTCGTGCAACGGCGATCCGGATCAGGGTTTGTCTCCATTTGGTGAGGAAGTCGTACGGGAGATGAATCGGCTGGGCATGCTGGTCGATCTGTCGCATGTTTCGATTCAGACGATGCGCGACGCACTTCAGGTGACAAAAGCCCCGGTGATTTTTTCACATTCATCTGCACGTGCAATTTGTGACCATCCACGAAATGTTCCCGACGACATTTTGAAACTCCTTCCGGAAAATGGTGGAGTTGTGATGATCAACTTTTTCCCAACCTTTATTGTCCCGACTGAAATTTTGAAGAAAGACAAAAACGCTCTCGGTGATCTTGGGATCGTCGTCGACCACATCGAGCATGTGATTAAGATTGCTGGAATCGACCACGTCGGGATTGGATCGGACTTTGATGGTGTCTCAAAATTGCCAGTGGGTCTCGAGGATGTCTCGACGTATCCAGCGATCACAGAAGAACTTGTTCAGCGAGGTTATTCAGCGGAAGAAATCCATAAAATACTGGGAGGAAACATCTTTCGAGCATTGAAAGATGCAGAGGAGGTTGCGAAGAGCCTCAATAAGAATCAGGACTGA
- the ubiE gene encoding bifunctional demethylmenaquinone methyltransferase/2-methoxy-6-polyprenyl-1,4-benzoquinol methylase UbiE: MSEATMTVDKSGERVQRMFGQIADRYDLMNHLLSGGVDIYWRSFTVKKVAPQNDSPILDVCTGTGDLALTYWKAGNKQIPVFGTDFTPEMLERARTKFDKLSAAEKQTTAEVQFQEADTQELPFDDNMFQIVSVAFGLRNVADTRAGLQEMLRVCEPGGRVAVLEFSNPTMPGLAGGYRWYFKNVLPRLGQLFAKNSEQAYNYLPQSVTEFPCGQELVDIMTECGMINASFIPLTFGIATLYVGEKPSN, encoded by the coding sequence ATGTCCGAAGCGACGATGACTGTCGACAAATCAGGTGAACGTGTCCAACGAATGTTCGGACAGATCGCTGACCGCTATGACTTGATGAATCACCTACTCTCAGGTGGAGTCGATATCTACTGGCGATCATTCACGGTGAAGAAAGTCGCTCCTCAAAACGATTCACCGATTCTGGATGTTTGCACAGGTACGGGTGACCTTGCGTTGACGTATTGGAAAGCAGGCAACAAACAAATTCCGGTCTTTGGAACGGACTTCACCCCGGAGATGCTCGAACGCGCACGAACCAAATTCGACAAGTTGAGTGCTGCGGAAAAACAAACAACAGCAGAAGTTCAATTTCAAGAAGCCGATACACAAGAACTTCCGTTTGACGACAACATGTTTCAAATTGTTTCTGTCGCATTCGGTCTTCGGAACGTCGCAGATACGCGTGCTGGCTTACAGGAAATGTTGCGAGTTTGTGAACCGGGCGGTCGAGTCGCTGTTCTTGAATTCTCGAATCCGACGATGCCCGGCTTGGCAGGCGGATACCGATGGTACTTCAAAAATGTCTTACCGAGACTCGGTCAGCTCTTTGCGAAAAACTCCGAGCAGGCATACAACTATCTCCCTCAATCCGTGACAGAGTTCCCATGCGGGCAGGAACTCGTTGACATCATGACAGAATGCGGAATGATCAACGCTTCATTTATCCCGTTGACATTTGGGATCGCGACGCTTTATGTCGGAGAAAAACCTTCGAATTAA